One part of the Solea solea chromosome 16, fSolSol10.1, whole genome shotgun sequence genome encodes these proteins:
- the hgs gene encoding hepatocyte growth factor-regulated tyrosine kinase substrate isoform X5 has protein sequence MGKGGGTFERLLDKATSQLLLETDWESILQICDLIRQGDTQAKHAIGAIKKKLNDKNPHVALYALEVLESVVKNCGQTVHDEVASKQTMEELKDLLKTEPNVRNKILYLIQAWAHAFRNEPKYKVVQDTYQIMKVEGHVFPEFKESDAMFAAERAPDWVDAEECHRCRVQFGVMTRKHHCRACGQIFCGKCSSKYSTIPKFGIEKEVRVCEPCFELLNNHPSLSPPLRKAEVKAAPAGPAELPPEYLTSPLSQQSQMPPKRDEAALQEEEELQLAIALSQSEAEEKERMRNKNSYSVYPKTDPTPVTSSAPPVSTLYTSPVNSSAPSAEDVDPELARYLNRTYWEKKQEETRKSPTPSAPAPVPLAEPLPPISQPVESHVPAVQPVNIVEQQYQNGESEENHEQFLKALQNAVTTFLNRMKSNHMRGRSITNDSAVLSLFQSINNMHPQLLDILNQLDEKRLYYEGLQDKLAQVRDARAALNALRDEHREKLRRAAEEAERQRQIQLAQKLEIMRQKKQEYLEMQRQLAIQRLQEQEKERQMRLEQQKHTIQMRAQMPAFSLPYAQMQSLPPNVAGGVVYQPGAPPSYPGTFSPAGSVEGSPMHNIYMNQPGQTAPPQYQAMPNTATDPNMVNAYMYQPAGTNGQPAPPPGQAPPTTSPPYSNYQPTPTQGYQNVVSQAQSLPPMSQPAPTNGMGYMGYQPYSMQNMISALPGQDPNMPPQQQYMPGQQPMYQQVAPPGGPQQQQQQQQQPVQQQTPQAVSGSAEAQLISFD, from the exons ATGGGGAAAGGTGGAGGCACGTTTGAGAGGCTTCTCG ATAAGGCCACTAGTCAGCTGCTGCTGGAAACTGACTGGGAATCCATTCTGCAGATCTGTGATCTCATTCGACAAGGAGACACACA AGCAAAGCATGCTATTGGGGCCATTAAGAAAAAGCTAAATGACAAAAATCCCCATGTGGCCCTGTACGCACTGGAG GTCCTTGAGTCAGTAGTGAAGAATTGTGGCCAGACAGTCCATGATGAAGTGGCAAGTAAACAAACCATGGAGGAACTGAAGGATCTGCTTAAG ACGGAACCAAATGTCAGAAACAAGATTCTGTACCTGATCCAGGCCTGGGCTCACGCTTTCCGTAATGAACCCAAGTACAAGGTGGTTCAGGACACTTACCAGATTATGAAAGTGGAAG GTCATGTTTTTCCTGAGTTTAAGGAAAGTGATGCAATGTTTGCAGCGGAGAGA GCCCCAGACTGGGTTGATGCTGAGGAGTGCCACCGGTGCAGAGTCCAGTTTGGAGTTATGACAAGAAAG CACCACTGCCGAGCATGTGGCCAGATTTTCTGTGGCAAGTGCTCGTCTAAATACTCCACCATTCCCAAGTTTGGCATTGAGAAagaagtgcgtgtgtgtgagcccTGCTTTGAGCTGCTTAACAA CCACCCCTCCCTGTCTCCTCCGCTTAGGAAAGCTGAAGTGAAAGCTGCACCCGCAGGCCCCGCTGAGCTGCCTCCGGAGTACCTGACCAGCCCACTGTCGCAACAGTCGCAG ATGCCGCCCAAGAGAGATGAGGCAGcactgcaggaggaggaagagctgcAGCTGGCCATTGCCCTTTCCCAAAGTGAGGCTGAAGAAAAAGAGCGAATG AGGAATAAGAACTCGTACTCTGTGTATCCTAAAACTGATCCCACCCCAGTGACGTCATCAGCACCACCAGTCAGCACCCTCTACACTTCCCCTGTG AACTCCTCCGCTCCATCAGCTGAGGATGTAGATCCTGAG CTGGCACGTTACCTGAACAGAACATACTGGGAGAAGAAACAGGAAGAGACTCGTAAAAGCCCCACCCCCTCAGCCCCTGCTCCTGTGCCACTGGCTGAGCCCCTCCCACCTATCAGTCAGCCTGTAGAAAGTCATGTACCTGCTGTTCAGCCAGTCAACATAGTGGAG CAGCAGTACCAGAACGGGGAGTCGGAGGAGAACCATGAGCAGTTTCTGAAGGCTTTACAGAATGCTGTCACCACCTTCCTTAACCGAATGAAGAGCAACCACATGCGCGGTCGCAGCATCACCAATGACAGCGCTGTGCTGTCCCTCTTCCAGTCCATCAACAACATGCATCCACAGCTGTTGGACATCCTCAACCAGCTGGATGAGAAAAGAC TGTACTACGAGGGACTGCAGGACAAGTTGGCTCAGGTGCGCGATGCTAGGGCAGCTCTTAATGCCCTACGTGATGaacacagagagaagctgcGTCGTGCtgcagaggaagcagagaggcAAAGGCAGATCCAGCTGGCACAAAAACTGGAGataatgaggcagaaaaaaCAG GAGTACCTGGAGATGCAAAGACAGCTGGCCATTCAGCGCCTCCAGGAGCAAGAGAAGGAGAGGCAGATGCGTCTGGAGCAGCAGAAGCACACAATCCAGATGAGAGCTCAGATGCCTGCTTTCTCTCTGCCCTATGCCCAG ATGCAGTCCTTGCCTCCCAATGTGGCAGGAGGGGTGGTGTACCAGCCTGGTGCTCCACCCAGCTACCCAGGCACCTTCAGCCCTGCTGGTTCAGTGGAAGGGTCACCTATGCATAACATCTATATGAACCAGCCTGGGCAGACAGCACCTCCGCAGTACCAGGCAATGCCCAATACTGCCACAG ATCCAAATATGGTTAACGCATACATGTACCAGCCTGCAGGCACAAATGGGcagcctgctcctcctcctggtcaggctccacccacaacaagtCCACCTTACTCCAACTATCAGCCCACGCCCACACAAGGCTACCAG AATGTGGTTTCACAGGCCCAGAGTTTGCCTCCCATGTCCCAGCCTGCACCCACAAATGGCATGGGTTACATGGGCTACCAGCCATACAGCATGCAGAACATGATTTCAGCATTGCCAGGACAGGACCCCAATATGCCCCCTCAACAGCAGTACATGCCAGGGCAGCAGCCAATGTACCAGCAG gtggctccccctggtggcccacagcagcagcagcagcaacagcagcagccagtaCAGCAGCAGACCCCTCAGGCTGTATCAGGCAGCGCGGAGGCACAGCTCATCTCCTTTGATTGA